A genomic window from Pristiophorus japonicus isolate sPriJap1 unplaced genomic scaffold, sPriJap1.hap1 HAP1_SCAFFOLD_504, whole genome shotgun sequence includes:
- the LOC139253695 gene encoding maestro heat-like repeat-containing protein family member 1, which yields MQQTVGILEKFSEPVDKSFEKISQLISEHLKPASSGHMAWHQIDSHRRLKGQNVSDLVAELRRLASLYDSVRISGAYKATINRVSLQDQYLLPRAGGKLFTKLDLTSADMTEELAENSKLLTTITTHKGLFVYNSESIQMYLSNPEGTRKPKLEKKMFFHEISAAYDLLLNSWLPMKEPKCPAHCHREDSEILVTQLQILLITFHEQICIVMEQPQNTFSEKQLNEILCCFRVLAPAFTSQMLEILRMQLAIDNEQIQLGALAVLKYLLDTVPSNMESQKDQILNCVRRSLLTGSNRVKGILAQVIYTMACHNYLEREGGKQLVEFIIQQCALPTEENEESTESKEEFCSVMAAVVTDKDLRRQCEGLLKLMVGTLPIGDVLWSYLLEFVITVKYTEAFTIVCGSSYCVGIKRLMASNTQFVLNYEDYLNLPEPFTLLTRLLIVSSSLCHGKGRGVPTLGLLYLLAMDIHAATVRVWDKEFPMLCNFLEEHSEKPNLQNEWQEKLLGVVSQTLEAIADKVWITQLIAEMTHCIHTYRLYPTERAFLYKCLGRVLRLTQDKDIVSKSLQSVEHNEDFERDRVAAGIGDCAVRHLETTLTTLKAFMEFNRLCISSPFHQVDNHIMKVKSTLILCYGQIMSRCPRDLILPRIETDILHNVLALFNTKMFGLKSKVKELTLKLSLTNTVTLLAKALQPSEEHPPYTLSRKAELLSCMQELITAEPKEILSTWVRKSAMDACAALIKLQPSLSSETELISICLNRVFSLPDWESSTADQSTNMDMAERQKLHTDTMASVQGLLKQCLLLDLSPDGLHSVFKTMETEIQSTRDHEREKAIESTLQLVTFYLEKLQVSNKMPSHNLVRIIGCVGLQCADPSHVVREAAIKSLYGLLYIQLHLEGFPVGHQDKEVEHLKAIKGGLKQFTSQALFQTCTAVGNVLSKCIAHEKLNTLLFTVFKGLTDKHRNISCTASIVTNVPITTRGTTLADVWGTIKVLSRHLRSITEPRVRNAVTHSISILASHHLPAVLSALLTYPIPFDGYICDIWRSLLTRNALAPAKFLLNNIKSLYDDGRYCHVTDTKDSATQQSLAVLCALRDVVCEPDSGHVINILYPQLVSTLLIHLSFSVWVRFPTNFLTIPKAGNTFGPALRLNHADACHYSAEILRAVLSQGKGDDRIMREMGGWDLIVSPRKHHEGVTLLASTLTACAAPHLISIVEHLTPCLVNIGESQRITIAAFFGELLHHSVVWDLLLMDTLLQSLFRCLLDESPIIQWLAVQGLGNAAIGASQRIDTYCTKLLSTMLSVIDQKSKPENLIAVEAMSSMCKVLGQLQEDYTNPILGDVALAVQPYLEHQHETMRAAAFNVLGKLIRFGSVEMNPPHMEHIKSTLIRLLLHLNAESIEVTNVCKSVLNSYAPVMESANISKMFQELSSEETTLDYENYLSNISRHIAKDLNNQIPLYIRSCAPFLRNVLPAVRGNALTFLAFLMYNAPRHYYTSQSAAQICEQIIALLSDHEQDVRTKAAKAMRYLYMY from the exons ccagtggacaagtctttCGAAAagatcagccagctgatcagtgagcatctcaagccggcaagtagtggacacatggcctggcaccagaTCGACTCTCACCGGCGTCtgaagggtcaaaacgtctcggacttggtggcggaactgcggcgtttggccagtctct atgactCGGTTAGGATTAGTGGcgcctacaaagccaccatcaaccgagtgtcgctgcaagaccaatacctgcttccgagagcaggtggaaagctgttcacgaagctggacctcacttcggccgacatgactgaGGAACTGGCGGaaaattccaagcttctgaccaccatcacgacgcacaaaggattatttgtctacaacag TGAGAGCATTCAAATGTACCTGTCAAACCCAGAGGGGACCAGAAAACCTAAACTTGAGAAGAAGATGTTCTTTCATGAGATTTCTGCGGCTTACGATCTGCTTTTGAATTCCTGGCTGCCCATGAaagagcccaag TGTCCTGCGCACTGCCATCGAGAGGACAGTGAAATACTCGTGACACAACTGCAGATTCTGCTGATCACTTTCCATGAGCAGATCTGTATTGTGATGGAACAACCCCAAAACACCTTTTCTGAGAAGCAGCTAAATGAAATCCTTTGCTGCTTCAGAGTTCTAGCTCCGGCATTTACAAGCCAGATGCTAGAGATCCTTCGGATGCAACTGGCAATTGACAATGAGCAAATTCAACTCGGGGCACTGGCCGTGCTGAAGTACCTTCTCgatactgtcccttcaaacatgGAGAGTCAGAAGGATCAGATTCTGAATTGTGTGCGACGATCACTTTTAACTGGGAGTAACAGAGTGAAGGGAATCCTTGCCCAGGTAATATACACCATGGCCTGTCACAATTACTTGGAGCGAGAGGGAGGAAAGCAGCTGGTGGAATTTATCATCCAACAGTGTGCTCTGCCCACCGAGGAGAACGAGGAGAGTACTGAAAGCAAAGAGGAGTTCTGCAGCGTAATGGCGGCCGTGGTTACGGATAAGGATTTAAGGAGACAGTGCGAAGGATTGCTGAAATTGATGGTGGGAACTTTACCGATTGGCGATGTCCTCTGGTCCTACCTACTGGAGTTTGTGATCACAGTAAAGTACACTGAAGCCTTTACAATAGTCTGTGGTTCCTCATATTGCGTTGGAATAAAGAGACTGATGGCCAGCAATACacaatttgttcttaattacgaggACTATCTGAATCTTCCTGAGCCTTTTACACTGCTGACGCGGCTATTGATTGTGTCTTCTTCTCTGTGCCATGGAAAAGGGAGAGGTGTTCCTACTCTGGGCTTACTATATCTCCTGGCAATGGACATCCACGCAGCAACAGTGAGAGTATGGGACAAGGAATTCCCAATGTTATGTAACTTTCTGGAGGAGCATTCAGAGAAGCCCAATCTCCAGAATGAGTGGCAAGAGAAACTGTTGGGGGTTGTGTCCCAGACTCTGGAGGCAATCGCGGATAAGGTGTGGATCACCCAGCTCATTGCAGAAATGACCCACTGCATTCACACCTATCGCCTGTATCCAACAGAGAGGGCTTTTCTGTACAAGTGTTTAGGGAGAGTGCTTCGACTGACCCAAGACAAAGACATCGTCAGTAAAAGTCTTCAGAGTGTTGAGCACAATGAAGATTTCGAGAGAGACAGGGTAGCCGCTGGAATTGGTGACTGTGCTGTAAGACACTTAGAAACCACGCTCACCACACTGAAGGCTTTCATGGAGTTCAATCGTTTGTGCATATCAAGTCCCTTTCACCAGGTTGACAATCACATAATGAAAGTTAAAAGCACGCTTATTTTATGCTATGGGCAGATTATGTCACGTTGTCCTCGGGACCTCATTCTGCCCAGAATCGAGACCGACATTCTGCACAATGTGTTGGCTCTTTTCAACACCAAGATGTTTGGACTGAAATCCAAGGTGAAGGAATTGACACTGAAATTAAGTTTGACAAACACTGTGACACTGTTGGCCAAAGCTCTCCAACCCAGCGAAGAACACCCACCCTACACTCTGAGCAGAAAGGCAGAACTGCTGAGTTGCATGCAGGAGCTGATCACTGCCGAACCAAAGGAGATATTGAGCACTTGGGTTCGAAAGTCTGCCATGGACGCCTGTGCAGCTCTCATCAAACTGCAGCCTTCACTGAGCAGTGAGACTGAGCTGATTAGCATCTGTTTGAATCGTGTCTTCAGTTTGCCAGATTGGGAGAGCAGCACTGCCGACCAAAGTACAAACATGGACATGGCAGAGAGACAGAAGCTTCACACCGACACAATGGCCTCTGTGCAGGGTCTCCTGAAGCAATGCTTACTTTTGGATCTGTCTCCTGATGGGCTTCATTCTGTATTTAAAACCATGGAGACTGAGATCCAATCCACACGGGACCATGAGCGAGAAAAGGCAATTGAGAGCACTTTACAGCTGGTGACATTTTACCTGGAGAAACTGCAAGTTAGCAATAAGATGCCATCCCATAACTTGGTGAGGATTATTGGATGTGTGGGGCTTCAATGTGCAGATCCATCGCATGTTGTAAGGGAGGCAGCCATTAAAAGCTTGTATGGATTGCTGTATATCCAGTTGCACCTTGAAGGCTTTCCAGTGGGTCATCAAGATAAGGAAGTGGAGCATCTGAAAGCCATCAAAGGCGGATTGAAGCAATTTACCAGTCAGGCCCTCTTTCAAACCTGCACTGCTGTCGGTAACGTTTTATCCAAGTGCATAGCCCATGAGAAGTTGAACACTCTACTCTTCACAGTCTTTAAAGGGCTGACAGACAAGCACCGGAACATTTCCTGCACAGCTTCTATTGTGACAAATGTCCCCATTACAACACGTGGAACCACCCTTGCAGACGTTTGGGGAACAATCAAAGTATTGAGCCGTCACTTGCGTTCAATTACTGAGCCGCGGGTGAGAAATGCAGTGACGCATTCAATCTCCATTCTGGCCTCACACCATCTGCCAGCAGTTTTGTCCGCTCTCCTCACTTACCCCATTCCATTTGATGGATATATTTGTGACATATGGCGATCCCTCCTGACACGTAATGCATTAGCACCGGCCAAATTCTTACTGAACAACATCAAATCATTGTATGATGACGGCAGATATTGCCATGTCACAGATACAAAAGATTCAGCAACTCAGCAGTCTTTAGCTGTCCTCTGTGCTCTTCGTGATGTTGTATGTGAGCCTGACTCAGGGCACGTGATAAACATTCTCTACCCCCAGTTAGTCAGCACCCTTCTGATTCATCTCAGCTTCAGTGTCTGGGTTCGCTTTCCGACCAACTTTCTGACAATTCCAAAGGCTGGGAACACCTTCGGCCCTGCTCTAAGACTGAATCATGCCGACGCTTGCCATTACTCAGCTGAGATTCTTCGAGCTGTCCTGTCACAGGGAAAGGGAGATGATCGCATCATGAGAGAAATGGGAGGTTGGGATCTCATCGTGAGCCCAAGAAAGCACCATGAGGGGGTTACACTGCTGGCAAGCACATTGACCGCGTGTGCTGCCCCGCATCTAATCAGCATTGTGGAGCACCTCACTCCTTGCCTTGTCAACATAGGAGAGAGTCAGAGGATCACAATAGCTGCCTTCTTTGGGGAGCTTTTACATCATTCCGTGGTGTGGGACTTGTTGCTGATGGATACCCTTCTGCAGAGTTTGTTTCGATGTTTGCTTGATGAGTCCCCAATTATCCAATGGCTCGCTGTAcaaggtttgggaaatgctgcaaTTGGAGCTTCTCAACGGATAGACACATACTGCACAAAACTGTTGTCCACAATGTTATCTGTGATTGACCAGAAGTCCAAACCCGAGAATCTCATTGCAGTTGAGGCAATGTCGAGCATGTGCAAAGTTCTGGGTCAGCTCCAGGAGGATTATACAAATCCCATTCTTGGTGATGTGGCACTGGCAGTTCAGCCTTACTTGGAACATCAGCATGAGACAATGAGAGCTGCGGCGTTTAACGTTCTTGGCAAGCTAATAAGATTTGGGAGTGTGGAAATGAACCCTCCACATATGGAGCACATCAAGTCCACCTTGATCCGCTTGCTGCtacatctcaacgctgagagcattgaAGTCACCAACGTCTGCAAATCCGTGCTGAATTCCTACGCTCCAGTAATGGAGTCAGCAAACATATCCAAGATGTTCCAAGAACTTTCCTCGGAGGAGACCACCCTGGATTATGAGAACTATTTAAGCAACATCTCCAGGCACATTGCCAAAGACTTGAACAACCAGATCCCCTTGTACATAAGGAGCTGTGCCCCCTTCCTAAGGAATGTGCTTCCTGCGGTCAGAGGGAACGCATTGACATTCCTCGCTTTCCTCATGTACAATGCCCCACGACATTATTACACATCACAGTCTGCAGCTCAGATTTGTGAGCAGATTATTGCCTTGCTGTCAGATCACGAGCAAGATGTCAGAACGAAAGCAGCCAAGGCGATGCGATACCTCTACATGTATTAG